One part of the Bacillus sp. FJAT-27916 genome encodes these proteins:
- a CDS encoding acetyltransferase translates to MNYILVGDDGHSKVVKDMIESTAPDRIAAYLDNRYEKLFKKGDIYYGPIAAAKSLLSHVFCARLVITISDNLTRKTVVNQLNLADDCYTSVISKRAIVSPNAEIGVGTVVMPGAVVNAEAKIGKHGIINTASVVEHDCHIDDFVQISPRACLTSGVKVNQGVLVGANATVIPDVEIGRWAVVGAGATVTADVPEFAQALAVPARVYKKEKGGGFNANASY, encoded by the coding sequence ATGAATTATATATTAGTGGGAGATGACGGTCATAGCAAGGTTGTCAAAGATATGATTGAAAGCACAGCTCCTGACAGGATTGCTGCGTACTTGGATAACCGATATGAAAAGCTGTTTAAGAAGGGTGACATTTATTATGGGCCGATTGCTGCGGCTAAATCTCTCTTAAGTCATGTGTTCTGTGCGAGGCTCGTTATCACAATTAGTGATAATTTAACAAGAAAAACGGTGGTTAATCAGTTGAATCTAGCGGATGACTGCTATACATCCGTCATTTCCAAGCGTGCGATCGTGAGCCCGAATGCTGAGATAGGAGTTGGCACGGTCGTGATGCCGGGGGCCGTCGTGAATGCGGAAGCGAAGATTGGCAAGCACGGCATCATTAATACCGCTTCTGTCGTTGAACATGATTGCCATATAGATGATTTTGTCCAAATATCACCGCGTGCATGCTTGACTAGCGGGGTTAAAGTAAACCAAGGTGTATTGGTTGGGGCGAATGCAACGGTTATACCCGATGTGGAAATTGGGCGCTGGGCTGTAGTGGGAGCAGGTGCAACGGTGACAGCGGATGTTCCTGAATTTGCACAGGCTTTAGCGGTTCCAGCAAGGGTGTATAAGAAAGAAAAGGGTGGCGGATT